The genome window GCGTATGCCCGGCATGCGCCGCTGTCCCGGCGCGCGCTGTCGCGGCTGACCGGCCGCTCGCCCCTCGCGTCTCCCTGCCCCTTCCCCTTCCCAGCCGTCCGGGTGCTCGTCTCGGTATCCGGACACCCCTTCCAGACTCCTGGAGTTGCTCTCATGACCTTGCTGACCACCTGGCCCGAGTCCGGACCGGAGACCCTGGTGCGTCGTACGTCCGACCCCGTCGAGATCGCCGCCGCGCTGGCGCCGCTCGGGGTGCGCTACGAGCAGTGGCCGATCCGTGAGGACGTGCCCTTCGACGCGGACAGCGAGACCGTGTTCGCCGCGTACGGCCCGGAGATCGACCGTCTCAACGCCGAGGAGGGCTTCACGACGGTGGACGTCCTCGGCCTCCACCCGAGCGACGACCCCGAGTTCCCGGTGAAGGCGAAGGCCGCCCGCGAGAAGTTCCTCCAGGAGCACACGCACGACGACGATGACGAGGTCCGCTTCTTCGTCTCCGGCTCCGGCATCTTCTACCTGCATGTGAACGGCGAGGTGCACGCGGTCTACTGCGAGAAGGGCGACCTGCTGGGCGTGCCGCGCGGCACCACCCACTGGTTCGACATGGGCACCAACCCCTCGTTCACCGCGATCCGGTTCTTCCACGAGGAGGACGGCTGGATCGGCAGCTTCACCGGCTCCACGATCGCCGCCCGCTTCCCGGACTACGACACGATCGACGCCGGGTACCAGCAGGACAAGGCAGCGGTGTGAGCCAGGTCTTCGACATCGACTCCGTGGTGCTCGACATCGAGGGCACCACGAGCGCCACGGGGTTCGTCGTGGACGTGCTCTACCCGTACTCCCGCTCCCGTTTCGGCGCGCTGCTCGCCGAGCGGGGCGGTGACCCGGAGGTGGTGCGGGCGGTCGCGCAGGTACGCGAACTCATCGCCGAGCCGGACGCCGACGACGCGCGCGTCGAGAAGGCGCTCAACGCCTGGCTCGACGAGGACCGCAAGGCGACCCCGCTGAAGACCCTCCAGGGCCTCATCTGGTCCGAGGGCTTCGCGCGCGGCGACCTCGTCTCCCACTTCTACGACGACGTCCTCCCCGCCCTGCGCGCCTGGCACGCGGCGGGCGTACGCCTCCATGTGTAC of Streptomyces phaeolivaceus contains these proteins:
- the mtnC gene encoding acireductone synthase produces the protein MSQVFDIDSVVLDIEGTTSATGFVVDVLYPYSRSRFGALLAERGGDPEVVRAVAQVRELIAEPDADDARVEKALNAWLDEDRKATPLKTLQGLIWSEGFARGDLVSHFYDDVLPALRAWHAAGVRLHVYSSGSVAAQRAWFRSSPEGDLLPLVEGLYDTENAGPKQEADSYRTIATALGLAATPERVLFLSDRPGELDAARAAGWHTVGVRRPGEPYYEQGVGDHAQAGAFDEITIMRSTA
- a CDS encoding 1,2-dihydroxy-3-keto-5-methylthiopentene dioxygenase, with translation MTLLTTWPESGPETLVRRTSDPVEIAAALAPLGVRYEQWPIREDVPFDADSETVFAAYGPEIDRLNAEEGFTTVDVLGLHPSDDPEFPVKAKAAREKFLQEHTHDDDDEVRFFVSGSGIFYLHVNGEVHAVYCEKGDLLGVPRGTTHWFDMGTNPSFTAIRFFHEEDGWIGSFTGSTIAARFPDYDTIDAGYQQDKAAV